A single Primulina eburnea isolate SZY01 chromosome 11, ASM2296580v1, whole genome shotgun sequence DNA region contains:
- the LOC140804802 gene encoding uncharacterized protein codes for MIHHVPLGEENFKISIDVVLDEKAQLPIPIKFGQTIINDAVGVIVGWPKELVIFPTTKMKWKPQSIALADVPGQRDKFKEIEKTLPMSCKYIYSHVVRLLNESDTIYIEFEDAMFGHPKSIRLLREDILRFMEMREIGARQILVYMGHLYKYLKEKDKVAYFSFVDPGNIPTCPIGTDGRYLSQYIVDQLEAVCKDSICLIPYNTGYHWILTIVNEDKSMIYLLDSTTNRNRDDTWKTIVTNGVKMYNASKGISKGPGFKMLTGNLKQSGSVKCGYYVMRYMKEIVDCDDPQLEKMFAGCIKNQFCNQCQCDEVRSEWSEFVYSYVGV; via the exons ATGATTCACCATGTTCCACTTGGGGAAGAGAACTTCAAGATATCTATTGATGTTGTCTTAGATGAAAAAGCACAGCTTCCGATCCCAATTAAGTTTGGACAAACAATCATCAATGATGCTGTTGGAGTCATTGTTGGTTGGCCTAAAGAGTTGGTTATTTTTCCAACGACAAAG aTGAAATGGAAACCTCAATCAATTGCGCTTGCGGATGTTCCTGGTCAGCGCGACAAGTTCAAGGAAATTGAAAAAACATTACCCATGTCGTGCAAGTATATCTACTCTCATGTTGTTAGATTGCTGAATGAATCGGATACCATATACATTGAGTTTGAGGACGCTATGTTTGGACATCCTAAAAGCATACGGTTGCTAAGAGAAGATATCTTACGCTTTATGGAGATGAGGGAGATAGGTGCCAGACAAATTTTAGTTTACATGGG TCACCTCTACAAATATTTGAAGGAAAAAGATAAGGTTGCTTATTTTTCGTTTGTTGATCCCGGTAATATACCTACATGCCCGATTGGCACAGATGGCCGTTATTTATCACAATACATTGTTGACCAGTTGGAAGCAGTGTGTAAAGATAGCATCTGCCTCATCCCATACAACACTGG GTATCATTGGATCTTGACTATTGTCAACGAAGATAAGAGtatgatatatttattggaTTCTACGACTAACAGGAACCGAGATGATACATGGAAAACTATTGTGACAAA tGGGGTGAAGATGTACAATGCCTCGAAGGGTATTTCTAAAGGGCCAGGTTTTAAAATGTTGACG GGTAATCTAAAACAAAGTGGTTCTGTTAAATGTGGATATTATGTGATGAGGTACATGAAAGAGATAGTCGATTGCGATGATCCACAGTTGGAGAAGATG